One genomic window of Gracilinema caldarium DSM 7334 includes the following:
- a CDS encoding L-fucose isomerase, with product MADIASLKMNPPEQRYRGELPKIGIRPTIDGRLGGVRESLEEVTMGMAKAAAALIQSKLRHPNGMPVQCVIADTTIGGVAEAAACADKFRRENVSVTLTVTPCWCYGSETMDMDPLTIKAVWGFNGTDRPGAVYLAAVLAAHNQKGLPAFGIYGHDVQDLQDTDKIPADVEEKILRFARAGIAAAWMRGKSYLSIGSVSMGIAGSIVNPDFFQDYLGMRTEYVDMSELVRRFEEKIYSEAEYKRALEWVRENCKEGPDINPPEKQHNRKKKDEVWSTSVKMAMIVRDLMVGNSDLKRKGLYEEALGHNALLAGFQGQRHWTDHFPNGDFLETILNSSFDWNGIRSPYLVATENDSLNGAAMLFGHLLTGTAQIFSDVRTYWSPEAVQRVTGWKPEGVAAQGFIHLINSGATTMDGTGKQRRDGKPAMKPFWEITPEEAGACLDATLWRYADLGYFRGGGYSSDFLTEGGMPVTMSRINLVKGLGPVLQIAEGVTATLPEDVHNKLDKRTNETWPTTWFVPRLTGNGPFKDVYSVMAAWGANHGAISYGHIGADLITLASILRIPVCMHNVDISRVYRPSYWSAFGMDSEGSDYRACQILGPLYGNA from the coding sequence ATGGCAGATATAGCCAGTTTAAAAATGAATCCACCGGAGCAACGGTATCGGGGGGAACTTCCCAAAATCGGTATACGTCCCACAATCGATGGCCGGCTTGGCGGCGTGCGGGAATCCCTGGAAGAGGTGACCATGGGAATGGCCAAGGCTGCAGCGGCCTTGATTCAGTCGAAACTGCGACATCCCAATGGCATGCCCGTACAGTGTGTGATTGCGGACACCACTATTGGGGGGGTAGCAGAAGCCGCGGCCTGCGCGGACAAATTCAGACGGGAAAATGTGTCGGTAACCCTAACCGTTACTCCCTGCTGGTGCTACGGCTCTGAAACCATGGATATGGACCCCCTGACCATTAAAGCCGTGTGGGGCTTTAATGGCACCGACCGGCCAGGGGCGGTGTACCTGGCGGCAGTATTGGCAGCCCATAACCAGAAGGGTCTGCCTGCCTTTGGCATCTATGGCCACGATGTGCAGGATCTGCAGGATACGGATAAAATACCCGCCGATGTGGAAGAAAAAATCCTCCGTTTTGCCCGTGCAGGTATTGCCGCCGCCTGGATGCGGGGAAAGAGCTACCTTTCCATCGGTTCCGTTTCCATGGGCATCGCTGGCTCCATTGTAAATCCGGACTTTTTCCAGGACTATCTGGGGATGCGGACCGAGTATGTCGATATGAGCGAACTGGTCCGGCGTTTTGAGGAAAAGATTTACAGCGAAGCCGAATATAAACGGGCTCTGGAATGGGTTCGGGAAAACTGCAAGGAAGGACCGGATATCAATCCGCCGGAAAAACAGCACAACCGCAAAAAAAAAGATGAGGTCTGGTCTACCAGTGTAAAAATGGCCATGATTGTTCGGGATCTGATGGTTGGAAATTCTGACCTGAAACGGAAAGGCCTCTATGAAGAAGCCCTGGGACATAATGCTCTTTTGGCTGGCTTCCAGGGACAGCGGCATTGGACAGACCATTTCCCCAATGGGGACTTCCTTGAAACTATTTTAAATTCATCCTTTGATTGGAACGGAATCCGCAGTCCCTATCTGGTAGCAACGGAAAATGACTCCCTGAACGGAGCGGCTATGCTCTTCGGGCATCTCCTTACCGGAACAGCCCAGATATTCTCCGATGTGCGGACCTATTGGAGTCCCGAAGCGGTCCAGCGAGTTACGGGATGGAAACCTGAGGGCGTCGCGGCCCAGGGGTTCATCCACCTGATAAACTCAGGGGCTACGACCATGGATGGGACCGGCAAACAGCGCAGGGATGGCAAGCCTGCCATGAAACCCTTCTGGGAAATTACCCCCGAAGAGGCTGGGGCTTGCCTGGATGCCACCCTCTGGCGTTATGCAGACCTGGGCTACTTCCGGGGCGGCGGCTACTCATCGGATTTCTTAACCGAAGGCGGAATGCCGGTGACCATGAGTCGCATCAATCTGGTAAAGGGCCTTGGGCCGGTACTGCAAATAGCCGAAGGGGTCACCGCCACCTTGCCGGAGGATGTCCATAATAAGCTTGATAAGCGGACCAATGAAACCTGGCCAACTACCTGGTTTGTTCCGCGGCTTACAGGCAATGGTCCCTTTAAGGATGTCTACTCGGTTATGGCTGCCTGGGGCGCGAACCATGGGGCAATCAGCTACGGTCACATTGGGGCTGACCTGATTACCCTGGCTTCCATCCTGCGGATCCCTGTCTGTATGCACAATGTGGACATCAGTAGGGTGTACCGCCCCAGTTATTGGAGTGCCTTTGGTATGGACAGTGAAGGTTCCGATTACCGGGCATGTCAGATCCTTGGGCCTCTATATGGAAATGCATAA
- a CDS encoding SPFH domain-containing protein — MWFHKKDQQQPYIKNVHKENSQRDFSLHVIGIGVLLMLLLVTAVFRYTTNIQFRGLDALALIAAPIVTTLVMTLFPRWQVAVKVLIIMSILIIIWYVNNPQIYILYAAFGALVAPSIQKMDEWERAIILRFGKFHQVKGPGVFILFPIADKIAETVDLRIRVTDFSAETTLTRDSVTVTVDALCFWLVWDAEKAICEVQNYEEAVVLSAKTALRNAISKHDLTTFLELGDEIEHQIRKEVDIKTTDWGITVQHIEITDIQIPQELQSSLSRLAQAEREKKGRILLAEAEIDIANRFKEAAEIYINNETALKLKNLSILNEGLKAGNSMMLVPNSITEELKVKDVFGLEALQELKQQKK; from the coding sequence ATGTGGTTTCATAAAAAGGATCAACAGCAGCCCTATATTAAAAATGTACATAAGGAAAATTCACAGAGAGATTTCTCCTTACATGTGATTGGTATCGGGGTTTTACTCATGTTGCTGCTTGTAACAGCAGTTTTCCGATATACAACTAATATTCAATTTAGAGGTCTCGATGCATTAGCACTCATTGCAGCTCCCATTGTGACAACACTGGTTATGACCTTGTTTCCTCGATGGCAAGTGGCTGTAAAAGTTCTTATTATCATGAGTATCCTTATTATAATTTGGTATGTAAATAATCCACAAATTTATATTCTTTATGCTGCCTTTGGTGCATTGGTTGCTCCTAGTATTCAAAAAATGGATGAATGGGAGCGGGCTATCATTTTGCGTTTTGGTAAATTTCATCAAGTTAAAGGACCTGGTGTTTTTATATTATTTCCAATTGCTGATAAGATTGCTGAAACAGTAGATTTACGGATTAGGGTTACCGATTTCTCTGCTGAAACAACACTTACGAGAGATTCTGTAACAGTCACAGTGGATGCTCTTTGCTTTTGGCTTGTATGGGATGCAGAAAAAGCAATATGCGAGGTTCAGAATTATGAAGAAGCTGTAGTTTTATCAGCAAAAACTGCTTTGCGAAACGCAATTAGTAAGCATGATCTCACCACATTCCTTGAGCTAGGTGATGAAATTGAACACCAAATTCGAAAAGAAGTAGATATAAAAACAACTGATTGGGGTATCACTGTTCAACATATCGAAATTACGGATATCCAAATCCCACAGGAATTACAGAGTTCATTAAGCCGGCTTGCCCAGGCTGAACGAGAAAAGAAAGGTCGTATACTACTGGCAGAAGCGGAGATTGATATCGCTAATCGATTTAAAGAAGCGGCTGAAATCTATATAAACAATGAAACCGCGTTAAAGCTTAAAAACTTATCAATATTAAATGAAGGCCTTAAGGCTGGTAATTCGATGATGTTAGTCCCCAACTCTATTACAGAAGAATTAAAAGTTAAGGATGTATTTGGACTAGAGGCATTGCAGGAATTGAAACAACAAAAGAAATAA
- a CDS encoding LacI family DNA-binding transcriptional regulator yields MSRRQHATVRDVAALAGVSTATVSRCFDPDLSHLVTAETRQKVLTAAEELHFTINHVARSLKTKSTKTVAVIAPELSNDFFMELTEAMDCILEQAGYTLLVASSSNSVEEEQKRISLFAERLVDGIIVIPAGSQGDHLQHLACQGMPILLVDRLVEGCSLGAVLSENETGSAALTRALIQDGYSRIAFVGGDISISTARERLAGYGRAMAEAGLSVEGDLIRLGGMGVSDGYQRMDELLQSRNPPEALVAVNLLVHLGMQRRLLEDIKQGYPLPSFAVAAFDQTAYSAFLPFCKYIAAQDIAGLGRLAAERILIQIDEVKRIPSTGTVHPIEPEIVRLPVTILPVNSHRIF; encoded by the coding sequence GTGAGCCGCAGGCAACATGCCACGGTCCGGGATGTAGCGGCCCTGGCAGGGGTTTCTACAGCCACGGTTTCCCGTTGCTTTGATCCGGACCTTTCCCATCTGGTAACGGCGGAAACCCGTCAGAAAGTTCTTACTGCTGCAGAAGAGTTGCATTTTACGATAAACCATGTAGCCCGGAGTCTAAAAACAAAATCCACCAAGACCGTAGCGGTGATTGCTCCGGAACTGTCTAACGATTTTTTTATGGAACTCACCGAAGCTATGGACTGCATCCTTGAACAGGCAGGATATACCCTTCTTGTTGCTTCTTCTTCCAATTCGGTGGAGGAAGAACAAAAGCGGATTTCCCTTTTTGCGGAACGTCTGGTGGATGGGATCATCGTCATTCCGGCAGGATCCCAGGGAGACCACCTGCAGCACTTAGCCTGTCAGGGTATGCCCATCCTGCTGGTGGATCGGCTTGTGGAAGGCTGTTCCCTTGGTGCGGTGCTCTCGGAAAATGAAACAGGATCGGCGGCCCTTACTCGGGCCTTAATCCAGGATGGATATTCCCGGATTGCTTTTGTCGGGGGAGATATCAGCATTTCGACTGCCCGGGAACGGCTTGCCGGTTATGGCCGGGCTATGGCTGAGGCGGGGCTTTCTGTGGAGGGCGACCTGATCCGATTAGGGGGTATGGGGGTAAGCGACGGGTATCAGCGGATGGATGAACTACTGCAAAGCCGGAATCCTCCGGAAGCCCTGGTGGCGGTGAACCTTTTGGTGCATCTGGGAATGCAGCGGCGCCTTTTGGAAGACATTAAACAGGGTTATCCTTTACCTTCCTTCGCAGTTGCTGCTTTTGATCAAACAGCTTATTCGGCCTTCTTGCCTTTCTGTAAATATATAGCAGCTCAGGATATAGCTGGTTTGGGACGGCTGGCGGCTGAACGGATTCTCATACAAATTGATGAAGTAAAAAGGATCCCTTCCACCGGAACGGTGCATCCAATAGAACCGGAAATTGTCCGTCTGCCGGTTACCATATTGCCGGTGAACTCTCATAGGATCTTCTAA
- a CDS encoding zinc-binding dehydrogenase has product MKTKAVRLYGKMDLRLEEFELPEIQDDEILVKIITDSICMSTYKAAKLGSDHKRVPKNIAQEPIIVGHETAGIIEKVGAKWAHRYKVGAKFALQPALNYKGSMASPGYSYRYCGGAATYAIMPHEVMELDCLLEYKGDAFFMASLAEPMSCIIGAFHASYHTTMGSYEHKMGTLPGGTMAILAGAGPMGLGAISYALQLEHRPRRLVVTDIDDGRLARAASLFPPAEQKKRGVDLVFINTATISDPVARLIELNEGTGYDDVFVFAPVAPVVEQGDAILGKDGCLNFFAGPVDSQFSAKVNFYNIHYGATHIVGTTGGNTDDMREALSLSEQGRINPAVMVTHVGGLDSAAEATLHLPDKPAGKKLVYTGISMPMTAITDFKQLEETDARYARLAVLCDKYQGLWNAEAEQYLLEHWPAI; this is encoded by the coding sequence ATGAAAACGAAGGCGGTGCGCCTCTATGGCAAAATGGATTTACGTCTGGAAGAATTTGAACTTCCTGAGATTCAGGATGATGAAATACTGGTAAAAATTATTACTGATTCTATCTGTATGTCCACCTATAAGGCTGCAAAACTTGGAAGTGACCATAAACGGGTGCCTAAAAATATAGCACAAGAACCAATCATTGTAGGTCATGAAACTGCAGGAATTATTGAAAAGGTTGGTGCTAAATGGGCCCATCGCTATAAGGTTGGGGCAAAATTTGCCCTACAGCCTGCGCTGAATTATAAGGGTAGCATGGCTTCACCTGGTTATTCCTACCGGTACTGTGGTGGAGCGGCGACCTATGCTATTATGCCCCATGAAGTCATGGAACTGGATTGTCTCTTAGAGTATAAGGGAGATGCTTTTTTTATGGCATCCCTGGCAGAACCCATGTCCTGCATTATCGGAGCTTTCCATGCAAGTTATCATACCACCATGGGTAGTTATGAACACAAGATGGGTACCCTGCCCGGAGGGACCATGGCCATTCTTGCCGGAGCCGGGCCGATGGGGCTAGGAGCCATCAGTTATGCCCTACAGTTAGAACACCGACCCCGTCGTCTGGTGGTTACCGATATTGATGATGGCCGTTTGGCCCGGGCTGCCTCTTTATTTCCCCCAGCGGAGCAGAAAAAGCGGGGTGTGGACCTGGTGTTCATCAATACCGCCACGATCTCTGATCCGGTGGCTCGGCTTATCGAGCTGAATGAGGGTACTGGTTATGATGATGTCTTTGTGTTTGCCCCGGTAGCGCCTGTCGTAGAGCAGGGGGACGCAATTCTGGGTAAAGACGGATGTCTTAATTTCTTTGCCGGCCCTGTGGATTCCCAGTTCAGTGCCAAAGTGAATTTTTATAATATCCATTATGGTGCAACCCATATTGTAGGGACCACTGGCGGCAACACAGATGATATGCGGGAAGCCCTGAGTCTCTCGGAACAGGGACGTATTAACCCGGCGGTTATGGTTACCCATGTGGGAGGCCTGGACAGTGCCGCTGAGGCAACCCTGCATCTGCCGGATAAGCCTGCGGGGAAAAAACTTGTCTATACAGGGATCTCTATGCCGATGACTGCGATTACCGATTTTAAACAGCTGGAGGAAACAGATGCACGGTATGCACGCTTAGCTGTGCTCTGCGATAAGTACCAAGGGCTCTGGAATGCAGAAGCGGAACAGTACCTGCTGGAACACTGGCCTGCAATATAA
- a CDS encoding ABC transporter ATP-binding protein: MVVVKTSNLVKQYHINGMIIPALQGITLQFETGDFAAIAGPSGSGKSTFLHLVGCLDTPTEGIIEIEDKNIGNQSKKELAILRRQKTGFIFQAYNLIPVLTALENVMLPLTLLGIPQNEAKMRAEKALEDVGLINMGKRRPKEMSGGQQQRVAIARALVKHPAIILADEPTANLDSKTAREILELMLELNKKEKSTFIFSTHDKLVMEYARRIIVLRDGMIETEQVQL, translated from the coding sequence ATGGTTGTTGTTAAAACAAGTAATTTAGTAAAACAGTACCATATAAATGGTATGATTATACCAGCTCTACAAGGTATTACTTTACAATTTGAAACTGGTGATTTTGCTGCAATTGCAGGACCTTCGGGAAGTGGAAAATCGACATTTTTACATTTGGTTGGATGTTTAGATACTCCCACTGAAGGAATAATTGAAATAGAAGATAAAAACATAGGAAATCAAAGTAAAAAAGAACTGGCTATCTTACGTCGGCAAAAAACCGGTTTTATTTTTCAAGCATATAATCTAATTCCTGTCTTAACTGCTCTTGAAAATGTCATGCTGCCCCTTACATTACTCGGTATTCCTCAAAATGAAGCAAAGATGCGAGCTGAAAAGGCCTTAGAAGATGTCGGTCTTATCAATATGGGAAAGAGGCGGCCAAAGGAGATGTCTGGAGGTCAACAACAAAGAGTTGCAATTGCACGGGCCTTGGTAAAACATCCAGCGATTATTCTAGCTGATGAACCGACAGCTAATCTTGATTCTAAAACAGCGCGAGAAATTCTTGAATTGATGTTGGAACTAAATAAAAAAGAAAAAAGTACCTTTATCTTTTCTACCCATGACAAATTGGTCATGGAATATGCTCGTCGAATCATTGTATTACGAGATGGAATGATTGAAACAGAGCAGGTGCAGTTATGA
- a CDS encoding adenylate/guanylate cyclase domain-containing protein, protein MISTILFIDIKGSTRLYSDLGDAKAVGLVREHFRILFKYIEKYNGLPVKTIGDAVMGFLIDSRHTIQVAIEAQQALREYYLTWNYGYYGSRYSGCFDPPMPLKVWMEPTMSTISAPEVSVFIYQTCT, encoded by the coding sequence ATGATCAGTACCATCCTGTTTATCGATATAAAAGGTTCAACCAGATTGTATTCCGATTTAGGGGATGCCAAAGCCGTTGGTCTTGTACGGGAACATTTTAGGATACTTTTTAAATACATTGAAAAATATAATGGCCTTCCGGTCAAAACCATTGGGGATGCGGTCATGGGCTTTTTAATCGACTCCCGCCATACCATTCAAGTCGCAATCGAAGCCCAGCAGGCTCTGCGTGAGTATTATTTAACTTGGAACTATGGTTACTATGGCAGCCGGTATTCAGGGTGTTTCGATCCACCCATGCCTTTAAAGGTCTGGATGGAACCTACGATGTCTACCATATCCGCCCCTGAAGTGTCTGTTTTCATATACCAGACTTGTACATAA
- a CDS encoding GntR family transcriptional regulator, which produces MYSTSIRSKITFSLDPVSGVPFYRQIIQQVERAILAKHLVPGDRLPTIRSLAIELKINPNTIAKAYSELELRGLVITQVGSGTYISDKEVDLKETERQKRIEECIGRFFKEMEALGIRTKQDLIELIQQFKEE; this is translated from the coding sequence ATGTATAGTACAAGTATACGTAGCAAAATAACATTTTCTCTTGATCCCGTGAGTGGAGTTCCCTTTTATCGACAAATTATCCAGCAAGTAGAACGGGCAATACTTGCAAAACATTTAGTTCCTGGAGATCGACTGCCGACGATTAGATCTCTGGCAATAGAATTAAAAATTAATCCGAATACAATTGCAAAGGCTTATAGTGAATTAGAGCTTCGTGGTTTGGTCATTACCCAAGTTGGTAGTGGTACCTATATTTCTGATAAAGAAGTGGATTTAAAAGAGACTGAACGGCAAAAAAGAATAGAAGAATGTATTGGGAGGTTTTTTAAAGAGATGGAAGCCTTGGGAATTCGAACAAAACAGGATCTAATCGAATTAATACAGCAATTTAAGGAGGAATAA
- the fucU gene encoding L-fucose mutarotase gives MLIGISPVIGPDLLDTLFRMGHGDEIVLADAFFTGDSLNSRVIRADGLRIPDLLDGILALINLDSYVEHPVVMMQPVPGDELDLSVERSYREVIDRRWPGTPPTERMERFAFYERAKKAFAVVMTGETVKYGNIILKKGVIPVSR, from the coding sequence ATGCTTATTGGTATTTCCCCGGTAATTGGCCCTGATCTATTGGATACTCTCTTCCGGATGGGACATGGTGACGAAATAGTGCTGGCCGATGCTTTTTTTACTGGTGATTCCCTTAATTCAAGGGTGATACGGGCTGATGGATTGAGGATTCCCGACCTGTTGGATGGCATACTTGCGTTGATCAATCTGGATTCCTATGTGGAACATCCGGTTGTTATGATGCAACCAGTTCCTGGGGACGAACTTGATCTTTCAGTTGAACGTTCTTACCGGGAGGTTATCGACCGTCGCTGGCCTGGAACTCCTCCTACTGAACGGATGGAGCGATTTGCTTTTTATGAAAGGGCAAAAAAGGCCTTCGCGGTGGTTATGACCGGTGAAACCGTAAAATACGGGAATATCATTCTAAAAAAAGGTGTTATTCCAGTATCTCGATGA
- a CDS encoding FtsX-like permease family protein — MKIQVLIELVRMALKNLTRHRVKTIITIAAVAISVGLYIFIDGWLAGMNIESQRNIVAFETGAAKLQTKEYYEIKDELPMYESFSHWEPIAEVLEQNGYAVAPRFVFNGTLFSSSGSAPIVFYAIDPERESSVLRYPNYIDLGRFPNKGSFEIVLGYMAAEKLRIGIPRILSPERLEEDLLSLAITKEEENKIRGLYRLSENSDEKRFILRSDAKKDDLQFLWNRLFEAGQMRVRIATVIDIKTETGAIRHINQIIDVQVVGVINCPNPQLNANVACIPLDVLQDEAGMMLQGHITELIIRSKNTRDDRLPGPQEHPEQIQSCLLKGIEQKGLPIPSNLVVYGWKSYVSDYIAVSTGDNISNRIIIILLFIISFIGISNTMLMAVLERTKETGMLRSLGMIDSEILLVYIIEASLIGFLGSCFGIVLGCLINIPMVLYGIDYSAMVREMEGDFGYRIVGLFRSTWNWPVIFGIGPVATSISGLGALFPTIRALKLPVTDSLRFE, encoded by the coding sequence ATGAAAATACAAGTACTCATTGAACTTGTCCGGATGGCTTTAAAAAATTTAACCCGCCACCGTGTTAAGACAATTATCACTATTGCTGCAGTCGCAATCTCTGTGGGTCTTTACATTTTTATCGATGGTTGGTTGGCTGGGATGAATATTGAATCTCAGCGAAATATTGTTGCTTTTGAAACAGGTGCTGCAAAACTTCAGACAAAAGAATACTATGAGATAAAGGACGAATTACCAATGTATGAAAGTTTTTCTCATTGGGAGCCAATTGCAGAAGTGTTAGAACAAAATGGGTATGCCGTAGCCCCTCGCTTTGTTTTTAATGGCACACTTTTTTCAAGTTCTGGTTCTGCGCCGATTGTATTTTATGCTATCGATCCTGAACGAGAATCCTCGGTTTTACGATATCCAAATTATATAGATCTAGGCCGCTTTCCCAATAAGGGATCTTTCGAGATTGTTCTTGGTTATATGGCTGCAGAAAAATTAAGGATTGGGATCCCTCGTATATTATCTCCTGAAAGGTTGGAGGAAGATCTATTGTCACTAGCCATAACAAAAGAAGAAGAAAATAAAATTCGTGGATTGTACCGCTTGTCAGAAAATAGTGATGAAAAAAGATTTATCTTGCGTTCTGATGCGAAGAAAGATGATCTGCAATTTCTCTGGAATCGTTTATTTGAGGCAGGTCAAATGCGGGTACGAATTGCTACCGTAATTGATATAAAAACAGAAACGGGAGCTATTCGACATATCAACCAGATTATTGATGTTCAAGTTGTTGGTGTTATTAATTGTCCAAACCCACAATTAAACGCAAATGTCGCATGTATACCTTTAGATGTGCTTCAGGATGAGGCTGGCATGATGTTACAAGGACATATTACCGAGCTTATTATCAGGTCTAAAAATACCCGTGATGATCGTCTCCCTGGTCCGCAAGAACATCCTGAACAGATTCAGTCCTGTCTTTTAAAAGGTATAGAGCAGAAAGGGTTGCCTATACCATCTAATTTAGTGGTATATGGCTGGAAATCATATGTATCCGATTATATTGCTGTTTCTACAGGTGATAATATTTCTAATCGAATAATAATAATCTTGCTTTTTATTATTTCGTTTATTGGAATCTCAAATACCATGCTGATGGCGGTTCTTGAAAGAACTAAAGAAACCGGCATGCTTCGATCTCTTGGAATGATAGATAGTGAAATACTCCTAGTGTACATTATAGAAGCATCATTGATTGGCTTCTTAGGTTCTTGTTTTGGTATAGTTCTTGGATGCCTTATCAATATTCCTATGGTTTTATATGGAATTGATTATTCTGCAATGGTAAGAGAGATGGAGGGAGATTTTGGCTACCGAATAGTGGGGTTATTTAGGTCTACCTGGAATTGGCCAGTTATTTTCGGTATAGGCCCTGTGGCTACAAGTATTTCTGGTCTGGGAGCCCTTTTCCCAACCATAAGGGCTCTGAAATTACCAGTCACTGACAGCCTGCGTTTTGAATAG
- a CDS encoding AEC family transporter: protein MDELGLLSQFLPIIVLVLLGAVLGKREYITFSMIEGLKRIVSSISLPALLFLAFSRISINGRLGILALSVFVSCGLLGFAAIIPAKLFSLPRQTTVFLFQGFEAGMLGYALFTTLYGTQALPAFASADLGQVLYVFTILMFQLQTEHIKPHQRGRQSLGTIVLGMLKSPVMIAIISGLISSTFVPQAQNLPWGDRGFLYPLFSTIGSMTTPLVSLVVGFGLKDLSLQNLGKSVLLIISRLVAVILVGLGITLLILPRLGYGPLQALALMTLFILPPPFIIPVFKTNNEDGAFISTVLSLHTLVALLLAFIIALIWGNNAGLLSGVL, encoded by the coding sequence ATGGATGAACTGGGCCTGTTATCTCAATTTTTACCAATTATAGTGCTTGTCCTGCTGGGAGCTGTTTTAGGGAAGCGAGAGTATATCACTTTTTCAATGATAGAGGGACTTAAACGGATTGTGTCTTCTATCAGTCTGCCGGCTTTGCTTTTTCTCGCCTTTTCTCGTATCTCCATAAATGGCCGGCTTGGGATATTAGCATTGTCCGTATTTGTTTCCTGTGGTTTACTGGGATTTGCTGCCATTATCCCTGCAAAGCTTTTTTCACTGCCAAGGCAAACTACGGTCTTTCTATTCCAAGGTTTCGAGGCAGGAATGCTGGGCTATGCCCTTTTTACAACCCTGTATGGAACGCAAGCCCTTCCAGCTTTTGCATCAGCCGATCTTGGACAGGTTCTCTATGTGTTCACCATCCTGATGTTTCAGCTGCAGACGGAACATATAAAGCCTCACCAGCGGGGCCGGCAGTCTTTAGGAACAATAGTTCTTGGTATGCTCAAATCTCCGGTCATGATAGCCATTATTTCAGGCCTCATTTCATCAACCTTTGTTCCTCAGGCTCAAAATCTTCCCTGGGGGGATAGGGGATTTTTATATCCGCTGTTTAGTACCATAGGCTCAATGACCACTCCCCTGGTATCTCTTGTAGTAGGCTTTGGGCTTAAGGATCTTTCGTTGCAGAACCTGGGCAAAAGTGTACTGCTTATTATAAGCCGGCTGGTTGCGGTTATCCTGGTCGGTTTAGGGATAACCCTCCTGATACTGCCCCGTCTTGGTTATGGTCCCCTGCAAGCCTTAGCGTTGATGACCCTCTTCATACTGCCGCCGCCCTTTATCATTCCGGTTTTTAAAACAAATAATGAGGATGGAGCTTTTATTAGCACCGTCCTCTCCTTGCACACCCTGGTGGCTCTTTTGCTTGCCTTTATAATTGCCCTTATATGGGGGAATAACGCAGGGTTGCTTTCAGGGGTGCTTTAG
- the pfkB gene encoding 1-phosphofructokinase, with amino-acid sequence MNNRKIRTLTLNPAVDRTVEIEGFALNQVNRISTSRLDAGGKGINVSKSIHGFGGTSTAFGVIAGTAGNFIKTYLDERGIEHRFVSVPGETRTNMKIVDPLNHTHTDINDQGPLISEKALTALEAILFSEASPETIFVFSGSIGRGTPPDMYRRLILKARSLGARTILDADGESLRLGLEVGPTLVKPNIDELERLFGRSFRKEDKPRLGEMAYACRALLAQGVELIVVSLGSQGALLVHEKAVLFAEGIPVQPKSTVGAGDAMVAALALCLQREDPLHNMIRNAVGAGTAAVTTEGTAVPTREALHYYTQQVQVHEIEEEL; translated from the coding sequence ATGAATAATCGCAAGATTCGTACCCTTACCTTAAACCCTGCAGTGGATCGGACCGTCGAAATAGAAGGTTTTGCCTTAAACCAGGTAAATCGTATCAGTACCTCAAGACTCGATGCAGGGGGTAAGGGAATTAACGTATCAAAATCGATACACGGCTTTGGGGGGACAAGTACTGCTTTTGGTGTTATCGCAGGTACAGCAGGCAATTTTATTAAGACCTATTTGGATGAACGTGGGATTGAACACCGCTTTGTATCTGTGCCGGGAGAAACAAGGACGAATATGAAAATTGTCGATCCGCTTAACCACACCCATACGGATATCAATGATCAGGGGCCGCTCATATCGGAAAAGGCCTTAACTGCATTGGAAGCTATCCTGTTTTCTGAAGCTAGTCCAGAAACCATATTTGTCTTTTCCGGCAGTATTGGAAGAGGCACCCCTCCAGATATGTATCGAAGGCTGATCCTAAAGGCCCGATCCCTGGGAGCTCGAACCATACTGGATGCAGATGGAGAATCGCTCCGTTTAGGTTTGGAAGTTGGGCCAACCCTTGTTAAGCCCAATATTGATGAATTAGAGCGGTTATTCGGCCGTTCTTTCCGTAAGGAAGACAAACCTCGGCTTGGTGAAATGGCTTATGCATGCCGGGCCTTGCTGGCACAAGGAGTGGAACTAATAGTTGTTTCCCTGGGTTCCCAAGGGGCCCTCTTAGTACATGAGAAGGCCGTCCTATTTGCCGAAGGCATCCCGGTACAACCTAAAAGTACTGTAGGAGCAGGGGATGCTATGGTGGCTGCGCTGGCCCTGTGTTTGCAGCGGGAGGATCCCTTGCACAACATGATCCGCAACGCAGTTGGAGCAGGAACCGCAGCGGTTACTACGGAAGGTACTGCGGTCCCTACAAGAGAAGCCCTGCATTATTATACTCAACAAGTACAGGTTCATGAAATTGAGGAGGAACTATGA